A stretch of the Chitinophaga sp. Cy-1792 genome encodes the following:
- a CDS encoding cob(I)yrinic acid a,c-diamide adenosyltransferase, translating to MKIYTKTGDKGRTSLIGGTKVPKSNIRIDAYGTVDELNSYIGLVNDYTADPDTKNLLREIQDRLFTVGAALACDPEKETKLKIPDLHEEDITLLEKAIDSMNEELPPMKFFVLPGGHVAVSTCHIARCVCRRTERICVGMQELEMEVSPLVLKYLNRLSDYLFVLARWTGHKLGAEEIPWKPRVS from the coding sequence ATGAAGATATATACCAAAACCGGAGATAAGGGCAGAACTTCCCTTATCGGAGGTACCAAAGTGCCCAAAAGCAATATCCGCATCGATGCCTACGGTACCGTGGACGAGCTGAACTCCTATATCGGCCTGGTAAATGATTATACAGCCGATCCGGACACCAAAAACCTGCTGCGCGAAATACAGGACCGCCTCTTTACCGTTGGCGCCGCCCTGGCCTGCGATCCGGAGAAAGAAACCAAACTGAAAATCCCGGACCTTCACGAAGAAGATATCACCCTGCTTGAAAAAGCCATTGACAGTATGAATGAGGAACTGCCACCGATGAAGTTCTTTGTGCTGCCTGGTGGCCACGTGGCCGTATCTACCTGTCATATCGCCCGCTGCGTTTGCCGCCGCACAGAGCGTATCTGCGTAGGTATGCAGGAGCTCGAAATGGAAGTATCGCCACTGGTGCTCAAATACCTCAACCGCCTCAGCGACTACCTCTTCGTGCTGGCACGCTGGACAGGGCACAAACTGGGCGCCGAGGAAATACCATGGAAACCACGAGTTAGCTAA
- the trpS gene encoding tryptophan--tRNA ligase → MATEKEIVVSGIRPTGYLHLGNYFGAIRNYIRMQEEFNCYFFVADWHSLTTHPDPKDLPGNVMRVLAENIASGLDPEKVALYVQSDVPEIAELYLLMNTLAYIGELEKVPTFKDKVRLQPQNVNAGLLTYPVLMAVDILIQRASKVPVGKDQGQHLEMARNFAQRFNNRYGNLFPEPEAFNYGDSLVRIASLDGEGKMSKSENEMATIYLSDEDDKIIKKIKKAKTDSATGIVGSPMPESVQNLIELMKLVSTADVVDFYTKAWDDQTIRFGDMKGQLAEDMVKFVAPIREKAKDLQENKDYLQKIMKAGAEKARARASETLSEAKKLIGIKYY, encoded by the coding sequence ATGGCAACAGAAAAAGAAATTGTGGTAAGCGGCATTCGCCCCACCGGTTATTTACACCTAGGAAATTATTTTGGCGCCATCCGTAATTATATTCGGATGCAGGAAGAGTTTAACTGCTACTTTTTTGTGGCAGACTGGCATTCCCTGACTACGCACCCGGATCCTAAAGACTTACCAGGCAACGTAATGCGCGTACTGGCTGAGAATATTGCCTCCGGCCTCGACCCGGAAAAAGTAGCACTCTATGTACAGAGTGATGTTCCCGAAATCGCGGAACTTTACCTGTTAATGAATACGCTGGCTTATATCGGTGAGCTGGAGAAAGTACCTACATTCAAGGATAAAGTAAGATTGCAGCCACAGAACGTGAATGCAGGATTACTGACTTATCCTGTATTAATGGCGGTGGATATTCTTATCCAGCGTGCGTCTAAAGTACCTGTTGGTAAAGATCAGGGACAGCACCTGGAAATGGCCCGCAACTTTGCACAGCGCTTTAATAACCGTTATGGTAACCTGTTCCCTGAACCGGAAGCCTTCAACTACGGTGATAGCCTGGTTCGTATCGCCAGTCTGGACGGAGAAGGAAAGATGAGTAAGTCCGAAAATGAAATGGCTACTATCTATCTATCGGATGAAGATGATAAAATCATCAAAAAGATTAAAAAAGCTAAAACTGACAGTGCTACAGGTATTGTCGGCAGCCCTATGCCGGAATCTGTACAGAACCTGATCGAGCTGATGAAACTTGTTTCAACAGCTGATGTAGTGGACTTCTATACGAAAGCCTGGGATGACCAAACCATCCGCTTTGGTGATATGAAAGGCCAGCTGGCAGAAGATATGGTGAAATTTGTTGCGCCTATCCGTGAAAAAGCGAAAGACCTGCAGGAAAATAAAGACTACCTGCAGAAAATTATGAAAGCCGGTGCAGAAAAGGCGAGAGCCAGGGCATCCGAGACTTTAAGTGAGGCAAAGAAATTAATCGGTATAAAATACTATTGA
- a CDS encoding DUF3467 domain-containing protein produces MENQQEEQQQLNIELSEEMAEGQYANLAIITHSNAEFVVDFVNVMPGLPKAKVKSRIILTPQHAKRFMKAMLENIKKYESVHGPIQDQEPVSVPMNFGGPTAQA; encoded by the coding sequence ATGGAAAATCAGCAGGAAGAACAACAGCAGCTTAACATCGAGTTAAGTGAGGAAATGGCAGAAGGACAATACGCTAACCTCGCTATCATCACACATTCCAACGCAGAGTTTGTTGTGGATTTTGTGAATGTAATGCCTGGTCTGCCTAAAGCAAAAGTAAAATCCCGCATCATACTTACTCCGCAACATGCCAAACGTTTTATGAAGGCAATGTTGGAAAATATCAAGAAATACGAATCTGTTCATGGCCCTATCCAGGACCAGGAACCTGTTTCTGTTCCAATGAATTTTGGAGGCCCGACTGCTCAGGCCTAA
- a CDS encoding MoxR family ATPase codes for MDINTFQPRTDLSTLQSGVEAIRDQIGKVIVGQPQMVDLLITALLSQGHVLIEGVPGVAKTLTAKLLAQCIDVDFSRIQFTPDLMPADVLGTSVFNPQSREFEYKKGPIFSNLVLIDEINRAPAKTQSALFEVMEERQITNDGHTYVLDKPFMVVATQNPIEQEGTYRLPEAQLDRFLFKIEVKYPDLQDEIAILTGMNNLEDATNITAAVDKVLTAAQLLHFQQQVRQVRVDEKLLRFIASIVHATREHHSLYLGASPRASISIMNCAKAQAAMSNRDFVIPEDVVSMVKPVLRHRIILTPEREMEGITTDDVIDQIVKTIEVPR; via the coding sequence ATGGATATCAATACCTTCCAGCCACGAACAGACCTGTCCACTTTACAATCAGGGGTGGAAGCCATCAGGGACCAGATTGGTAAAGTGATTGTGGGCCAGCCACAGATGGTAGACCTACTGATCACGGCGCTGCTGTCGCAGGGACATGTCCTGATCGAAGGCGTGCCTGGCGTGGCAAAAACCCTTACTGCCAAACTGCTGGCACAATGCATTGATGTTGATTTCTCACGTATACAGTTCACACCTGATCTCATGCCTGCCGATGTATTGGGGACATCCGTTTTTAATCCGCAGTCAAGAGAATTCGAATATAAAAAAGGGCCGATATTCAGCAACCTGGTACTGATAGATGAAATCAACCGTGCCCCGGCTAAAACACAGTCGGCATTGTTTGAAGTGATGGAAGAGCGCCAGATTACCAATGATGGTCACACCTATGTGCTGGATAAACCTTTCATGGTAGTGGCTACGCAAAACCCTATCGAACAGGAAGGAACCTACCGTTTGCCGGAGGCTCAGCTGGACCGATTTCTCTTTAAAATAGAAGTGAAATATCCTGACCTGCAGGACGAAATAGCGATACTTACCGGCATGAACAACCTGGAAGATGCGACAAATATTACCGCTGCCGTAGATAAAGTGCTGACAGCCGCACAGCTGCTGCATTTCCAGCAACAGGTACGTCAGGTACGCGTAGATGAAAAGCTGCTGCGTTTTATCGCTTCTATCGTTCACGCAACCCGTGAGCATCACTCTTTATACCTGGGTGCATCGCCACGCGCTTCCATTTCAATTATGAATTGTGCCAAAGCACAGGCAGCGATGAGCAACAGGGATTTTGTCATTCCGGAAGATGTGGTGTCTATGGTGAAACCCGTGCTGCGCCACCGTATTATCCTTACTCCTGAAAGAGAAATGGAAGGTATTACCACCGATGATGTGATTGATCAGATCGTAAAAACGATTGAAGTTCCGAGATAA
- the gatC gene encoding Asp-tRNA(Asn)/Glu-tRNA(Gln) amidotransferase subunit GatC, with protein MEVNDTLVQQLADLSRLEFSAEEKKEFTGDLQRMISFVDKLNELDTTNVQPLLHLTEDYNVFREDVVTGSISREEGLKNAPDATEEYFKVPKIIKK; from the coding sequence ATGGAAGTCAACGACACACTGGTACAGCAATTGGCGGATCTTTCAAGACTGGAATTTAGTGCGGAAGAAAAAAAAGAATTTACCGGTGACCTTCAGCGGATGATCTCTTTTGTGGATAAACTCAATGAGCTGGATACAACGAACGTACAACCGCTGCTCCACCTGACAGAAGATTATAATGTTTTCAGAGAAGATGTTGTAACAGGTTCAATATCAAGAGAAGAGGGGCTGAAAAATGCGCCAGACGCCACTGAAGAATATTTCAAAGTGCCTAAAATCATAAAGAAATAA
- a CDS encoding helix-hairpin-helix domain-containing protein: MGKIMLLFLALLLLKIAAFAQEEELPAVLQQSVENEAAATNSTTEDDEQWQQLNDIRRHPISVNHADQATWAALGLLTPVQIDALLKYRQLLGDLLSIYELQAVPGFDQATIRKILPFIQLDDGLKTQYRFTELFTRGQHTLLTRYSRVLELSKGYRHTDSTLPAYSGSPYKLFIRYRYNFSRHASYGVLMKKDAGESLFKGYQRQGFDFYSAHLFLTDIHPAVQFLALGDFVVNMGQGLIQWHSHAAGKGAGAMMVKKEGDILRPYSSSGEYYFFRGAGITLKRKQYQLTVFGSLRKLDGSVSAADTAADELQATAIISSGYHRTATEAAKRGSLQQLSTGAALRYMGRWQFGINGIMHQLQPGLYKPVALYNQFDFRGDKLLNVSLDYAGTLRNTHLFGEVARDLNGRMALLQGLIISVAPSADMTVVYRNYDRAYQSLYSKGFGESYKTMNEQGCYIGISTRIANRWTAESYIDFFRFPWLKYGINNPSDGKDWLLQINYAPSKKSVYSLRAGFKTNGVNILVPENPIKVPATAELLHVRLQALIQYSKQLQFTGRMEYSRFSQENSHQNGLLFYTDAQLKPRKFPLKGNLRLVYFTTGGYQARIYAYEKSVLYENSIGQYYGQGWQYYLNVNWRIRRHLNCWWRWSQVIYPGSTSIGSGWDQINGNKKSQVQMQFIYDF; this comes from the coding sequence ATGGGGAAAATAATGTTGCTGTTCCTGGCGCTACTGCTGCTGAAAATAGCGGCTTTCGCACAGGAAGAAGAGCTGCCGGCAGTATTGCAGCAGTCGGTGGAAAATGAAGCTGCTGCCACCAATAGTACCACAGAAGATGATGAACAATGGCAGCAGCTCAATGATATACGACGGCACCCCATATCGGTAAACCATGCGGACCAGGCTACCTGGGCGGCTTTAGGGCTGCTCACACCTGTTCAGATCGATGCCCTGCTGAAATACCGGCAATTGTTAGGCGACCTGCTTAGTATCTATGAATTGCAGGCCGTTCCCGGCTTTGACCAGGCCACCATCAGAAAAATACTGCCCTTTATTCAGCTGGACGACGGACTGAAAACACAATACCGGTTTACTGAGCTGTTTACCAGGGGGCAGCATACCCTGCTGACACGCTATAGCCGTGTACTGGAGCTTTCCAAAGGATACCGCCATACCGACAGCACCTTACCTGCCTACAGCGGGAGTCCGTATAAACTGTTTATCCGCTATCGTTACAATTTCTCCAGGCATGCCAGCTATGGAGTGCTCATGAAGAAAGATGCCGGAGAATCACTGTTTAAAGGCTATCAGCGCCAGGGGTTCGACTTTTACAGTGCGCATCTTTTTCTTACAGACATACATCCGGCAGTGCAGTTTTTAGCACTGGGAGATTTTGTGGTAAACATGGGGCAGGGGCTGATACAGTGGCATAGCCATGCCGCCGGAAAAGGAGCAGGTGCCATGATGGTAAAAAAAGAAGGCGATATCCTGCGTCCATACAGCAGCTCAGGAGAATACTATTTTTTTCGCGGCGCCGGTATTACCCTTAAAAGAAAGCAATACCAGCTGACCGTTTTCGGCTCCCTGCGAAAGCTGGATGGTTCCGTATCAGCGGCAGATACGGCAGCAGATGAATTGCAGGCCACGGCTATCATCAGCAGTGGCTACCACCGCACCGCTACAGAGGCGGCCAAACGTGGGAGTTTACAGCAACTGAGCACAGGGGCGGCACTGCGGTATATGGGCCGCTGGCAGTTCGGTATCAATGGCATCATGCATCAGCTGCAACCGGGCCTATATAAGCCGGTAGCATTGTATAATCAGTTTGATTTCCGGGGTGATAAATTACTAAACGTAAGCCTGGACTATGCAGGCACACTCCGTAATACACATCTGTTCGGAGAAGTAGCCAGAGATCTTAATGGCAGAATGGCCCTGCTGCAAGGTTTGATAATAAGTGTTGCGCCTTCGGCAGATATGACCGTTGTTTACCGAAACTATGACCGGGCATATCAAAGCCTTTACAGTAAAGGATTTGGAGAGAGTTATAAAACCATGAACGAACAGGGTTGCTATATCGGTATCAGTACAAGAATTGCCAACCGCTGGACAGCAGAGAGTTACATCGATTTCTTTCGGTTCCCATGGCTGAAATATGGCATTAATAACCCCTCTGATGGGAAAGACTGGCTACTGCAAATTAATTATGCTCCTTCAAAAAAATCAGTCTATTCTTTAAGGGCGGGTTTTAAAACAAACGGCGTGAATATACTGGTTCCTGAAAACCCTATCAAAGTGCCTGCTACGGCGGAGTTGCTGCATGTTCGCTTGCAGGCGCTGATACAGTATAGTAAGCAGTTGCAGTTTACCGGACGAATGGAATATAGCAGATTTAGCCAGGAAAACAGCCATCAGAACGGACTGCTGTTTTATACAGATGCGCAGTTAAAACCACGGAAGTTTCCGTTAAAAGGTAATCTGAGGCTGGTTTATTTTACTACCGGCGGTTACCAGGCAAGGATTTACGCCTATGAGAAAAGTGTGCTGTATGAAAACAGTATCGGACAATATTATGGCCAGGGCTGGCAGTATTACCTGAATGTCAACTGGAGGATACGCCGTCATCTGAATTGCTGGTGGCGTTGGAGTCAGGTTATTTATCCAGGCTCAACAAGCATAGGAAGCGGTTGGGACCAGATCAACGGAAATAAAAAAAGCCAGGTACAAATGCAATTTATTTACGACTTCTAA
- a CDS encoding riboflavin synthase, which produces MFTGIIETLGEVMTTRQEGGNLVITIQSALAAELKIDQSVSHNGVCLTVTHIDADNYTVVAVAETLEVTNLGTLTPGQKVNLERAMVFNGRIDGHLVQGHVDATGQCISRTSQDGSWLYRFKFPAEFAGLIVEKGSICMNGISLTVFDVTHDEFSVAIIPYTYEFTNIQYIQPGSIINLEFDILGKYVARQMSVRI; this is translated from the coding sequence ATGTTTACAGGAATCATAGAAACACTAGGAGAAGTAATGACTACCAGACAGGAAGGCGGAAACCTGGTCATTACTATACAATCAGCCCTCGCAGCTGAACTGAAAATAGATCAAAGCGTATCTCATAACGGTGTTTGCCTCACCGTAACTCATATAGATGCAGATAATTATACCGTAGTTGCCGTGGCGGAAACGCTGGAAGTAACCAACCTGGGTACCCTCACTCCCGGCCAGAAGGTAAACCTGGAACGCGCCATGGTATTCAATGGCCGTATCGACGGACACCTGGTACAAGGCCACGTTGATGCTACCGGTCAGTGTATTTCCCGCACATCGCAGGATGGCAGCTGGTTATACCGCTTTAAATTCCCCGCTGAATTTGCAGGACTGATCGTGGAAAAAGGCTCCATCTGCATGAACGGAATCAGTCTCACCGTTTTTGATGTAACCCATGATGAGTTCTCCGTAGCCATCATCCCTTATACTTACGAATTCACTAATATTCAATACATACAGCCAGGAAGTATTATCAATCTTGAATTTGATATCCTCGGCAAATACGTGGCACGTCAGATGTCCGTACGCATATAA
- a CDS encoding Ldh family oxidoreductase, which produces MEKIFSYHHLLEFTHEVFVHMGCSLEHARLASEVLVAADLRGIDSHGVARLSGYVRLWEAGRINAKPNIRIVHETPSTAVVDGDAGLGLVVAPFAMQVAIEKAKAVGTGWVSVKNSNHFGIAGYHAMQALEHDMIGMAMTNASPLVAPTFSKERMLGTNPIAVAIPAKEQPAFVADFATTTAANGKLEILQRKNLEAPIGWIQDKDGNPSTNAHELKNGGALLPLGGDRDHGSHKGYCLGAIVDIFSAVLSGANYGPWAPPFVSFLPLAPDPVGEGLGHFFGAMRVDAFRPADEFKSHMDTWINRFRNAVPVEGKKVLIPGDPEREMNQHRLENGIPVLEPVVKDLQEVADKFKLNF; this is translated from the coding sequence ATGGAAAAAATATTTTCGTATCACCATTTACTGGAATTCACGCATGAAGTGTTTGTCCATATGGGTTGCTCCCTGGAGCATGCCAGGCTTGCCAGTGAAGTACTGGTAGCTGCCGATCTTCGTGGTATCGACTCTCACGGTGTGGCTCGCCTTTCCGGCTATGTACGCCTCTGGGAAGCAGGTCGTATCAATGCAAAACCTAATATCCGCATTGTACACGAAACGCCCAGCACCGCAGTGGTAGACGGTGATGCCGGTCTCGGACTGGTAGTAGCACCATTTGCCATGCAGGTAGCTATCGAAAAGGCTAAAGCAGTAGGTACCGGTTGGGTGAGTGTTAAAAACTCCAACCACTTCGGAATTGCCGGCTACCATGCTATGCAGGCACTGGAACATGATATGATCGGTATGGCCATGACTAACGCTAGTCCGCTGGTTGCGCCTACCTTCTCCAAAGAACGTATGCTCGGTACCAATCCTATCGCAGTGGCTATCCCGGCAAAAGAACAGCCGGCCTTTGTGGCTGATTTTGCCACTACAACTGCCGCTAACGGTAAGCTGGAAATACTGCAGCGTAAGAACCTGGAAGCTCCTATTGGATGGATCCAGGATAAAGACGGTAACCCAAGTACCAACGCCCATGAACTGAAAAATGGTGGCGCTTTACTGCCGCTGGGCGGGGATCGCGACCATGGAAGTCATAAAGGGTATTGTTTGGGAGCAATTGTTGATATATTTTCGGCCGTGCTTTCAGGCGCCAACTATGGTCCGTGGGCTCCTCCTTTTGTGAGTTTCCTTCCATTGGCACCGGATCCTGTAGGTGAAGGACTGGGACATTTCTTCGGTGCGATGCGTGTAGACGCCTTCCGCCCCGCAGATGAATTTAAATCACATATGGATACCTGGATCAACAGGTTCCGCAATGCTGTTCCGGTAGAAGGTAAAAAAGTACTCATCCCCGGCGACCCGGAAAGAGAAATGAATCAGCATCGACTGGAAAATGGTATTCCTGTGCTGGAACCTGTGGTAAAAGATTTACAGGAGGTGGCTGATAAATTTAAACTGAATTTCTAA
- a CDS encoding ABC transporter ATP-binding protein, whose translation MQKSVIHLEDIRKSYFLGKNELPILKGVSLDIYQNEYVALMGPSGSGKSTLMNILGCLDSPSAGTYILSGQDVSKMDDNSLARVRGQEIGFVFQQFNLMPRLTALENVAIPLIYQGVNKKERLEKAYAMLEKVKLSDRSHHKPNELSGGQCQRVAIARALVNDPSLILADEPTGNLDTKTSIEIMEIFGSIHSSGNTVVLVTHEEDIADHARRIIRLRDGVIESDKVNVKQVVV comes from the coding sequence ATGCAAAAGTCCGTCATTCATCTGGAAGATATAAGAAAGAGCTACTTTCTTGGTAAAAATGAACTCCCCATTCTGAAAGGAGTGTCATTAGACATTTACCAGAATGAATACGTAGCGCTGATGGGGCCTTCCGGCTCCGGCAAATCTACGCTCATGAATATTCTTGGCTGTCTGGATAGCCCTAGTGCGGGCACCTATATCCTTAGCGGCCAGGATGTCAGCAAAATGGACGATAATTCCCTGGCAAGGGTACGTGGTCAGGAAATCGGGTTTGTATTCCAGCAGTTCAACCTCATGCCGAGGCTGACAGCGCTGGAAAACGTAGCGATTCCGCTGATCTACCAGGGTGTAAATAAAAAAGAACGCCTGGAAAAGGCCTATGCCATGCTGGAGAAGGTAAAACTTTCAGATCGTTCTCACCACAAGCCCAATGAGCTGTCCGGCGGTCAGTGCCAGCGCGTTGCCATTGCACGTGCCCTCGTAAACGACCCTTCCCTGATACTGGCCGATGAGCCTACCGGTAACCTGGATACCAAAACATCCATAGAAATTATGGAGATCTTCGGTAGTATCCACTCCTCCGGTAATACCGTCGTGCTGGTTACCCACGAAGAAGACATCGCAGACCATGCACGCCGGATTATCCGCCTGCGCGACGGTGTCATCGAATCAGATAAAGTCAATGTAAAACAGGTGGTAGTATAA
- a CDS encoding deoxynucleoside kinase, with protein sequence MAKQKKVKHIAIAGNIGAGKTTLTEMLCKHYKWHPQFEDVEHNPYLNDFYEDMPRWAFNLQVYFLNGRLKQLLEIQNGSETVIQDRTIYEDAHIFAPNLYEMGLMTKRDFDNYFNFFETLKSMVKPPDLLIYLQASVPTLVAQIQKRGREYEENIRLDYLKRLNEYYNNWIEKYTEGPLLVIDIDKNKFPESEEDLGEIISKIDSQLYGLF encoded by the coding sequence ATGGCAAAACAGAAAAAAGTAAAACATATAGCAATTGCAGGGAATATAGGCGCTGGTAAAACCACCCTTACTGAAATGCTCTGCAAGCATTATAAATGGCATCCACAGTTCGAAGATGTAGAGCATAATCCTTACCTGAACGACTTCTACGAGGATATGCCGCGTTGGGCATTTAACCTGCAGGTTTATTTCCTCAACGGCCGACTGAAACAACTGCTGGAAATCCAGAATGGCAGCGAAACTGTTATCCAGGACCGCACCATCTATGAAGATGCACACATCTTTGCGCCCAACCTGTACGAAATGGGCCTGATGACCAAACGCGATTTCGATAACTATTTTAATTTCTTTGAGACGCTGAAGTCGATGGTAAAACCACCAGACTTATTGATCTATCTGCAAGCTTCCGTGCCTACGCTGGTAGCACAGATCCAGAAACGTGGCCGCGAATATGAAGAGAATATCCGCCTCGATTATCTGAAACGTCTCAACGAATATTATAACAACTGGATCGAGAAATATACCGAAGGTCCGTTGCTCGTTATCGATATCGATAAAAATAAATTTCCTGAAAGCGAAGAAGATCTGGGAGAAATCATTTCTAAAATTGATTCCCAGTTATACGGATTGTTCTAA
- a CDS encoding DUF58 domain-containing protein → MPGAVKQNLYQALFFNNRLYLLGGINVLLFLVAFFIHGVFTVAVLYLALAAVMLLIDFSLLFFRSATTVSATRELANRLSNGDENPVKLHVSNGYSFPVSLVLLEELPVQFQERNFQLSAKVAAGGTHDFSYALRPVERGVYAFGHTNIFVSTALGLITRRFITDNKADVGVYPSFLQLRNYTLHAFLNQRDHTGVHKRRVIGHSMEFDHIKTYTKGDDVRMLNWKATARTNTLMVNNFVEEKSQQVYCVIDKGRNMRMPFNGLSLLDYAINASLVFSNITLSKGDKCGLITFTEKKMEMVPASGKMVQLNNILEALYAQETQWQESDYETLNIQLRSRLSQRSLLVLFTNFESMSGLQRQLPYLRKLARYHLLLVVFFENTELKKVTEELAHDMEQIYKQTIAQQFAYDKKLIAKELSKYGILTILTPPENLTVNVVNKYLELKSRMLI, encoded by the coding sequence ATGCCAGGCGCTGTAAAACAAAACTTATATCAGGCTTTATTTTTTAACAACAGGTTATACCTGCTTGGGGGAATAAATGTGCTCCTTTTCCTGGTAGCATTTTTTATCCATGGTGTGTTCACGGTTGCTGTATTGTACCTGGCATTGGCAGCGGTAATGTTGCTGATAGATTTCAGCCTGTTGTTTTTCAGATCTGCCACTACGGTTAGTGCTACAAGAGAGCTCGCAAACAGGCTGAGTAACGGAGATGAAAACCCGGTAAAACTACATGTGAGTAATGGCTACAGCTTCCCGGTATCGCTGGTGTTGCTGGAAGAATTACCTGTGCAGTTCCAGGAAAGGAATTTCCAGTTGTCAGCAAAAGTAGCCGCCGGGGGAACGCATGATTTTTCATATGCACTGCGGCCGGTAGAACGTGGCGTCTATGCATTCGGACATACGAATATTTTTGTCAGTACTGCACTGGGTTTGATTACCAGGAGATTTATTACAGATAATAAAGCAGATGTAGGCGTTTATCCCAGCTTTCTGCAGCTCCGCAACTATACATTGCATGCCTTTCTGAATCAACGTGATCATACGGGCGTGCATAAACGTAGAGTGATTGGCCATAGTATGGAGTTTGATCATATTAAAACCTATACTAAGGGAGATGATGTGCGTATGCTCAACTGGAAAGCTACGGCCCGTACGAACACATTGATGGTAAATAATTTTGTAGAAGAAAAAAGCCAGCAGGTGTATTGTGTAATCGATAAAGGCAGAAATATGCGCATGCCTTTCAATGGCTTGTCGCTGCTGGATTACGCTATTAATGCCTCGTTGGTGTTCAGCAATATTACCTTGAGCAAAGGTGATAAATGTGGACTGATCACTTTTACGGAAAAGAAAATGGAAATGGTGCCGGCTTCCGGCAAAATGGTGCAGCTGAATAATATCCTGGAGGCCTTGTATGCACAGGAAACGCAATGGCAGGAGAGTGATTATGAAACACTGAATATACAGCTGCGTAGCCGTTTGTCGCAACGTTCACTGCTGGTACTGTTCACCAATTTTGAGTCTATGTCTGGCCTGCAAAGACAATTACCTTATCTGAGAAAACTGGCCAGGTACCACCTGTTACTGGTTGTGTTTTTCGAAAATACAGAGCTGAAGAAAGTGACGGAAGAACTGGCACACGATATGGAACAGATTTATAAACAAACCATTGCCCAGCAGTTTGCCTATGATAAAAAATTAATTGCTAAGGAATTATCTAAGTATGGTATCCTAACTATATTAACTCCTCCTGAAAATCTCACCGTAAATGTGGTGAATAAATACCTGGAGCTTAAATCCAGGATGCTGATTTAA